Proteins from one Bacteroides zhangwenhongii genomic window:
- a CDS encoding GRP family sugar transporter, with protein sequence MFIVNSYTLAIIFCLITMICWGSWGNTQKLASKNWRYELYYWDYTIGILLFALLLVFTLGSFGNAGRGFIEDIQQVNSENVVSALIGGIIFNASNILLSASVSIAGMAVAFPLGVGLALVLGVFINYFSSPKGDPVWLFTGVVLIVIAIICNGMAAGKNQKSGSNSSRKGIILAAIAGILMSFFYRFVAAAMDLNNFESPTPGMATPYTAFFIFAVGIFLSNFVFNTIVMKHPFVGLPVSYKEYFAGKSMTHMVGILGGCIWGLGTALSYIAAGKAGAAISYALGQGAPMIAALWGVFIWKEFTGSSKATNRLLGIMFILFITGLSFIVLSGGN encoded by the coding sequence ATGTTTATAGTCAATAGTTATACATTAGCAATCATTTTTTGTTTAATTACAATGATTTGCTGGGGTTCCTGGGGGAATACCCAAAAACTGGCAAGCAAAAATTGGCGGTATGAACTCTATTATTGGGATTACACTATTGGAATCCTGCTTTTCGCACTTCTTCTTGTGTTTACACTAGGGAGCTTTGGAAATGCCGGAAGAGGGTTTATCGAAGACATACAACAAGTCAATAGTGAGAATGTTGTCAGCGCATTGATAGGAGGAATAATCTTCAATGCTTCTAATATTCTGCTTTCAGCCTCTGTATCCATAGCAGGCATGGCCGTCGCTTTTCCGTTGGGTGTAGGTCTTGCCTTGGTATTAGGGGTATTTATCAATTATTTTAGTAGTCCGAAAGGAGATCCAGTTTGGTTATTTACGGGTGTAGTACTGATTGTAATTGCCATTATATGCAATGGGATGGCGGCTGGTAAAAATCAAAAATCAGGAAGTAACAGCAGTAGAAAAGGAATAATTTTGGCAGCAATTGCCGGTATCTTAATGTCTTTTTTCTACCGCTTTGTAGCTGCCGCTATGGATCTGAACAATTTTGAATCTCCAACTCCAGGAATGGCGACTCCTTATACTGCTTTCTTTATCTTCGCTGTTGGTATCTTCTTAAGTAATTTTGTATTCAACACGATTGTTATGAAACACCCGTTTGTTGGTCTACCTGTCAGTTATAAAGAATATTTTGCAGGAAAATCGATGACTCACATGGTAGGTATTCTTGGCGGATGTATTTGGGGACTGGGTACTGCATTAAGCTATATTGCTGCCGGCAAAGCAGGAGCAGCTATTTCGTATGCACTTGGGCAAGGTGCGCCTATGATTGCTGCCTTATGGGGAGTCTTTATATGGAAAGAATTTACAGGAAGTTCTAAAGCTACAAATAGATTATTAGGAATAATGTTTATTCTATTTATCACCGGGCTATCATTTATCGTCTTATCAGGAGGAAATTAA
- a CDS encoding glycoside hydrolase family 97 protein, giving the protein MNIKSIIALLTIFLFCPSPASSKNIEGTSPDGSTRIVIETENQVAYSVFRHGTMILNTSPISLTVGNNIWGTDRKCLKITSHSVSERVNFTVPRKYKQVSNEYNQIQLTYKGYKIEFRVYNEGVAYRFISTSHHKEPVQSEVVSFYFNQDYNSYTLLTNQLQNWFEQNYTISPISKLPRDSFSVAPVMVEVGKYKVLLAEANLYNYAGMYLQPIGHAFQGIFALYPDQEVPADGDNKIYASTRKDYIIPHCGKRAFPWRVIGIFDDAPSILNSELIYLLSEEKAKDADYSWIKPGKVLWDWWNDRNIYKVNFKSGINTDTYLYLIDYAAKHHIEYVLIDEGWSARNDLLTLNPNVDIPYICKYAREKNVGIQLWAKWVNVMRQMDAAFEQFSKWGVKGVKIDFMDRNDAKMVNFYEQVAIKATQHKLLIDFHGSYPNEGMRRKYPNLMTREGVIGLEYNKWSKRATVTHDVIIPYLRMWAGPMDYTPGAMLNAHPETFYENQHEPMSQGTRSHQLAMYVVYESPLQMISDSPTKYDENLQSFEFIKQIPTVWDETIPLKGEVGEYIAIARRYQKTWYIGVLNGVTPRTIEIDLSFIGKSRKTIKAHYDGMNAELQAKDVQIKQYTISDSEKLSIRMSRGGGYIGIINIE; this is encoded by the coding sequence ATGAATATAAAATCAATCATTGCTTTATTGACTATCTTTCTTTTCTGTCCATCTCCTGCATCAAGCAAAAACATTGAGGGAACATCGCCTGACGGTAGTACCCGGATAGTTATTGAAACAGAGAATCAAGTTGCATATTCTGTCTTCCGTCATGGGACAATGATATTGAACACCAGTCCTATATCACTAACTGTAGGCAACAACATTTGGGGAACAGACAGAAAATGCCTGAAAATTACGAGCCATAGTGTTTCCGAAAGAGTAAACTTCACTGTTCCCCGTAAATATAAACAGGTATCCAATGAGTACAATCAAATTCAGTTAACTTATAAAGGATACAAAATAGAATTCAGAGTCTATAATGAAGGAGTAGCTTACCGCTTTATAAGCACATCCCACCATAAAGAGCCTGTACAGAGTGAAGTCGTATCCTTTTACTTTAACCAAGATTATAACAGTTATACCTTGCTGACAAACCAGCTACAAAATTGGTTTGAGCAGAATTATACAATAAGTCCTATTAGTAAACTGCCACGTGACAGTTTTTCTGTTGCACCGGTCATGGTAGAAGTAGGCAAGTATAAAGTACTACTAGCCGAAGCCAATCTATATAATTATGCAGGTATGTATCTACAACCAATCGGACATGCTTTTCAAGGAATATTTGCATTATATCCCGATCAGGAAGTACCCGCCGATGGAGATAATAAGATTTATGCTTCCACCCGAAAAGATTATATCATCCCACATTGTGGTAAACGTGCTTTTCCATGGCGTGTGATAGGAATCTTTGATGATGCACCTTCTATCCTGAACAGCGAACTGATCTACCTTCTATCTGAGGAGAAAGCCAAAGATGCCGATTATTCTTGGATTAAGCCCGGAAAAGTTTTATGGGACTGGTGGAATGACCGCAATATCTATAAGGTAAATTTTAAAAGTGGAATCAATACCGACACTTATCTTTATCTGATAGATTATGCCGCTAAACATCATATAGAATATGTATTAATTGATGAAGGTTGGTCAGCTCGGAATGACTTACTAACTCTTAACCCCAATGTCGATATACCTTATATTTGTAAATATGCAAGGGAAAAAAATGTAGGTATCCAATTATGGGCTAAATGGGTAAACGTTATGAGGCAAATGGATGCAGCTTTTGAGCAATTTAGTAAATGGGGAGTCAAAGGTGTCAAAATAGACTTTATGGATCGCAATGATGCAAAAATGGTCAACTTCTATGAGCAAGTTGCCATCAAAGCAACCCAGCACAAACTTCTAATAGATTTTCACGGTTCATATCCGAACGAAGGAATGCGACGCAAATATCCGAACCTTATGACCCGTGAAGGTGTAATTGGATTGGAATATAATAAATGGAGTAAACGAGCTACTGTCACGCACGATGTAATTATCCCTTATCTCCGTATGTGGGCAGGACCAATGGATTATACCCCCGGAGCTATGCTTAATGCACATCCGGAAACATTTTATGAAAATCAGCATGAACCGATGAGTCAAGGGACCCGAAGTCATCAATTAGCAATGTATGTAGTGTATGAAAGTCCTCTACAAATGATCTCAGACAGCCCTACCAAATATGATGAAAATCTACAAAGTTTCGAGTTTATTAAACAAATTCCCACTGTTTGGGATGAAACAATTCCTCTAAAAGGAGAAGTCGGTGAATATATCGCTATTGCACGACGTTATCAAAAGACATGGTATATAGGAGTTTTGAATGGAGTAACTCCACGAACAATAGAAATTGATTTGTCATTTATAGGAAAAAGTAGAAAAACAATCAAAGCCCACTATGATGGAATGAATGCAGAGCTACAAGCCAAAGATGTGCAGATCAAACAATATACGATCAGCGATTCTGAGAAACTTTCAATTCGTATGAGTCGTGGCGGTGGATATATAGGTATTATCAATATAGAATAA